From Zingiber officinale cultivar Zhangliang chromosome 5B, Zo_v1.1, whole genome shotgun sequence, the proteins below share one genomic window:
- the LOC121986204 gene encoding branched-chain amino acid aminotransferase 2, chloroplastic-like, protein MLARRILGSWTPLLSRGMKCRSFASRPASSFQQECFDTARSDEERTDIDWDALGFGLVQTDFMYVMRCTLDREFSTGALNKYGNIELSPSSGVINYGQGLFEGMKAYRKEEKGDGLLLFRPEENAIRMQVGAERMCMPSPSVDQFIHAVKQTVLANKRWVPPRGKGALYIRPLLIGSGPVLGLAPAPEYMFLVYASPVGTYFKEGWAPIHLVVEEKVHRATPGGTGGVKTISNYAPVLKAQKQAKSQGFTDVIYLDSVENKYLEEASSCNLFIVKGNVISTPVTTGTILPGITRKSIMEIARDYGYQVEERLVAVEELCDADEVFCTGTAVVVAPVGSITYRGQRLQFQTGDTSVSRKLHKILVDIQMGLAKDERNWTVEI, encoded by the exons ATGTTGGCAAGGAGAATTCTCGGTTCCTGGACTCCCTTGCTGTCCAGG GGAATGAAATGCCGCTCCTTCGCCTCGCGCCCGGCTTCCTCTTTTCAGCAGGAATGCTTCGACACGGCCAG GAGCGATGAAGAGAGAACTGACATCGACTGGGATGCGCTCGGCTTCGGACTCGTACAAACTGATTTTATGTACGTAATGAGATGCACTCTGGATCGAGAATTCTCGACTGGAGCTCTTAACAAGTATGGAAACATCGAGCTAAGTCCGTCGTCGGGAGTTATTAATTATGGCCAG GGTCTGTTCGAAGGTATGAAAGCGTACAGGAAGGAGGAGAAAGGCGATGGCCTTCTGCTCTTCAGGCCAGAAGAGAATGCCATTCGCATGCAGGTTGGGGCAGAGAGGATGTGCATGCCGTCCCCGTCCGTCGACCAATTCATTCATGCCGTCAAACAGACAGTGCTGGCTAACAAAAGATGG GTGCCTCCTCGAGGGAAAGGGGCTCTCTATATCAGGCCATTGCTGATTGGGAGTGGACCTGTTCTTGGTTTGGCTCCAGCACCAGAATACATGTTCCTAGTCTATGCTTCGCCCGTGGGAACTTACTTTAAG GAGGGTTGGGCTCCGATTCATCTTGTTGTAGAGGAAAAAGTTCATCGTGCCACTCCTGGTGGAACAGGGGGTGTGAAGACGATCTCCAATTATGCCCCG GTCTTGAAGGCACAGAAACAAGCAAAGAGCCAAGGATTCACCGATGTTATATATCTTGACTCTGTTGAGAACAAGTATTTGGAGGAGGCATCCTCATGCAATTTATTTATCGTAAAG GGAAATGTCATCTCGACGCCAGTGACAACGGGAACCATTTTACCAGGGATCACACGCAAAAGCATCATGGAGATCGCGCGAGATTATGGCTATCAGGTCGAGGAGAGGCTCGTTGCAGTAGAGGAACTGTGCGATGCCGATGAAGTATTTTGCACAGGAACTGCTGTCGTTGTTGCTCCCGTAGGCAGCATCACTTATCGAGGTCAAAG GCTTCAGTTCCAAACGGGGGACACGAGTGTGAGCCGAAAGCTGCACAAAATCCTCGTAGACATTCAGATGGGCCTCGCAAAGGACGAGAGAAATTGGACAGTGGAAATCTGA